The Anolis carolinensis isolate JA03-04 chromosome 2, rAnoCar3.1.pri, whole genome shotgun sequence genome contains the following window.
GACTGAACTGAGCTCATCGAGACCCAGGACTAGCCGCCGACCGAGAAagcaagaaggagagagagggagaaagagagggcgGGCACTGCCTGGGACCCCTGCTGCTGCCTCTTCTTCCTGGTAACGGTGTTCTTTCGGCGCTGGCGATGGTCAACATGCAGGTGTGCGCCCTGGACTGCGAGACGCTCCGCGGGCTGCTGGAGAGCGGGGCGGCGCTGGTGCTGGACTGCCGCTCCTTCCTGGCCTTCAACGCCTCGCACGTGGTGGGCTCCTGCAACGTGCGGCTCAGCTCCATCGTTCGCCGCCGGGCCAAGGGCGCCGTGGGCCTGGAGCACCTCCTGCCCAACGAGGAGGCCCGCGCCCGGCTCCGGCAGGGACGCTACCGCGCCGTGGTGCTCCTCGACGAGCGCAGCGCCGACCTGGAGGCGCCCAAGCGGGACAGCACCCTCCTCCTCGCCCTCCACGCCCTCGCCAGGGAGGCCCGCCAGGCCCGCCTCGCCTTCCTCAAGGGTGAGCACGGGAGGAGGGGATAGGGCTCGGAGGGGGGAGGAAGCAGCCCTCCCTTGGGGATTTAGCCCAGGAGGAACAAAAGTTAGGCCACCCAAAGGGATCAACTGGCTAGAGATTTGCCTCCAGAGGAACAAAACTTAAGCACGAATATTGGACCTCATCAGACTAAAGTTTGGGTCCGCATTAAATCcactttaagggggggggggtgttaaacagctcagccagacaggtcctgggcctcaccagactacaaaccccagaattctgcaggaggcagaaagcgGATTGAAAGTGGATTCGTGCTCTTGTGTGATGAGGCAATAAAGAGAACAGTCTCTACTTGGGGAAAAATTGTGCCACCCAAAGGGATCAGCTGGCTAGAGATTTAGCCCAGGAGAAACAAAAGTGAGGCACAAATATTAAAGGAAACAGTCTTTCCTTGAGGGGAATTTGTACCACCCAAAGGGATCAGCTGGTTAAGGATTTAGCTCATCAagaatgtttttggaacatggccatatagcctggaaaactcacagcaacccagtgattctggccatgaaagcctttgacaacacattaggcAAGAATATTCACCATCTTTACTAAGGGGAAATGAGTACCACCCAAAGGGAAAAGCTGGCTAGAGATTTAGCCAGGAGGAACAAAAGTTAGGCAAGAATGTTAAAGAAAATAATCTTTACTTGAGGGAAACAAGTGCCGCCCAGAAAGGGACCAGTTATTAGAGTGGGAATGCGCTCTTCGTGGCTAGTTTGTGGTGGAGTTTTCTCCCTTCTCAAAACAACCCCTCGTCCACTGAAAATAATAACCgtccttttctccctctctccccttctgCAGGCGGATATGATGCCTTCTCCTCCCTCTGCCCCGAACTGTGCACAAAGCCCTCGGCTCCCAAGGGTCTGACGCTGCCACTCAGCTCCAGCAACGCGCCCGGCAgcgcggattcaaactgcagcTCCTGCGGGACCCCTCTGTACGATCAGGTCAGTTGGAAAACAAGCCAGGAGTCCATTGATGTTTCCCTTCTCCCCCCACTCCCTCTCCCCCTGCCCTGAAACTGGGACACAGACGGAAAGAACCGTCATgaataatatttaaaacacaatGAATTATCAATTTCAAAAGGGAGCAGTTGTGCAGAGATGGTGTAGAGGTGAAGCTATCTTTCACCAGAGAGGACTAACGGATCGTATTCTTCCCTCTTCTATTTTAGGGTGGTCCTGTGGAAATCCTGCCTTTCTTGTATTTAGGCAGTGCCTATCATGCATCCAGGAAAGACATGCTGGATGCTTTGGGGATCACAGCCTTGATCAACGTTTCAGCCAACTGCCCGAACCATTTTGAAGGGCATTATCAGTACAAAAGCATCCCCGTGGAGGACAGCCACAAAGCCGACATCAGCTGCTGGTTTAATGAAGCCATCGATTTCATAGGTAAATGACATTTCTCTCTCCCTGCAGCATACATATTGGAAGTTAACAAACTGGTAGCACAGCCTTGTAATAGACAGCTCCAGACACCCTTATAGCGGAGCTGAAGAGGTTTCAGAACAGCAGCATGTGAAATAAGCCATGTTGGAGTTTATGCCTCCCTCAGATGACAGCATTTATAAAGAGGGACATTAAATCCCAATTTGTTTGAGTGTAATAGGCACTGGCTATTATCCTGATAGAATTTTCTGAAATGCTAATTTTTCAGTGCATATTGATAGCTAGGAAGAGCAGAGGCCATAATCTTCAATGAGAAATGAACTATCTGTATCCTATTTTGCATCAGTTTCTGCTTCCAGCCAAGTGGCTTGCTACCTCATACAGTTAGGAAATAATCCTTCTTTTGCGTACTAAATGaaatgcagttttttaaaaaagctctaaAAGAAAGTGCTTGCTAACGGTGATTTTTAACTCATTGGTTTCAGACTCTGTTAAAAACGACGGTGGGCGAGTGTTCGTTCACTGCCAAGCTGGCATTTCCCGCTCCGCAACCATCTGTCTTGCTTACCTTATGAGGACCAATCGTGTCAAGCTGGATGAAGCCTTTGAGTTTGTGAAGCAGAGGAGAAGCATCATCTCTCCCAACTTCAGCTTCATGGGGCAGTTACTGCAGTTTGAGTCCCAAGTCCTGGCTCCGAATTGCTCTGCAGAGGCAGGAAGCCCTGCCATGTCTGCCTTGGACAGAGGCACTACAACTGTCTTCAATTTCCCAGTCTCCATCCCTGTCCACACTTCCACCAGTGCACTAAGCTACCTTCAGAGTCCTATCACCACCTCTCCCAGCTGCTGAAAGGGCAGGTGCAGGCTGGTTTGCTGCACAAAGACTTGACCCTCTTGCTGTTACCTGAGATGTGCAATAGCTGTGGGAGCAGGTGGATTAGCTTGCAGGAGGTTCCTCTCAC
Protein-coding sequences here:
- the dusp1 gene encoding dual specificity protein phosphatase 1, with product MVNMQVCALDCETLRGLLESGAALVLDCRSFLAFNASHVVGSCNVRLSSIVRRRAKGAVGLEHLLPNEEARARLRQGRYRAVVLLDERSADLEAPKRDSTLLLALHALAREARQARLAFLKGGYDAFSSLCPELCTKPSAPKGLTLPLSSSNAPGSADSNCSSCGTPLYDQGGPVEILPFLYLGSAYHASRKDMLDALGITALINVSANCPNHFEGHYQYKSIPVEDSHKADISCWFNEAIDFIDSVKNDGGRVFVHCQAGISRSATICLAYLMRTNRVKLDEAFEFVKQRRSIISPNFSFMGQLLQFESQVLAPNCSAEAGSPAMSALDRGTTTVFNFPVSIPVHTSTSALSYLQSPITTSPSC